The genomic region ATGACGTTAGTTTTTATATTGTATATATTTAacattgtagatgttaatattttttcatataaatatggtcaaactttacgaaatttgacttcagacaattcttatatgcagagtaaaaatgactggagggagtatattattgctgagttggaagagagagaagagaagcgggctgtaGACTTATAGCCGGCTGTAGCACGAGCTCCAAGAAGCTTTGTAAGATTGAAAGGTGTGGGTCATATGTTGACAAAGTAGTAATTTTTTAGTGCCAACTATTATACGTGTTGGCTATTACATTAACTATAAATGATATGGTAACATGTTATAGCCAACAGCtggttgtattattaaccatgctctcagATGATGTAAGGAGGCTGTAAGGATTTAAATATTATATTATTGTCGAGTTGGAAGAGAGAAGGGGAGATAAAAGAGAAGCGGGATGTAgacttagagcatggttaacaaTATAGCTGATTGTTGACTATaacatgttgccatgtcatctataaCCAATGTAATAGCCAACATGTACAGTAGTAGGCTACAAGAAAGTACTTCCTtcgtcacggtttagaaggcgcgcttggaAATTCTTTGGAacctaggtggttatctattggttgtgagatgggctaaaaaatagcattcaTACTATGCATGCAGAAATAGTATATCGGAGTACTAATTAAGTACTAGAAAAAATGCGATGCGTcctaaaccttgtctattgtgGAAACACGCGCAAATTTAACTGTAACTTCTAAACTGTGACGGAAGGAGTACTACTTTTCTGTCACACGACCCACCATACACTTTCACATAGCTTCTTGGAGCCCATGTTACACCCGACTGTAAATCTACAACCCGTTTAtcttctctcctctcttctctctcATCTAGCTCAgcaaacatatactccctccgtaaactaatataagagcgtataCATCACTAGTAATATTTAAAGTCTCACCTAGAAGCTTTGTGAGATTGGAGTATGTGTTAACTATTAAATTGGCTATAAATGACATGACAATATGTTATACTATTAGCTAGCTATATTATTAATCATGCTCTTACCGATCCAAACCACTAGCTGGATTTTtatgagggtgcttggatccaagggactatttttagtttgattaaaaatagtcttttttagaggctaaagttccaagcacccctgactaaagagaggctaggactagtcttgaggctaaaattttttagtcataggaaacctactaaaatatgtattagccctcTCTCTCGTCATTTAATGctcatgcgagttctggattggagggtttggaggataataaatgctcaataacttgattttagtttctttagtatttggatccaagcatgggtaaggctagcaagttttagttccactatttttagtcatgagactaaaacgtatccaagcaccctctatatACACGCTCGAGGATGCAGATTTCCATGCAAGGATTCAATGAATCGAAAGTTGGCAGTAATGCATCTCCCAGATTAGATCCCCGGTCCAATTCgcatttctattttattttttgggAAGTTAAATACACCATGCATGTGCATGTGCACGTGCAGGCCCCCGGCTCCTTCATTTCCTCGCGCCTAGATTCGATCGATCCATCATTGACATGGTTAATGTGGAGCATCTCTCAAGTCAGAGCTCGGAGCTCTCGGATCACCACGTATGCCGGCCAGCGATACGCAAATCACATGGATGAATTCCCATTTCGAGATTCCCCGCGCTTAAGTTAGTCACAGTGGACTCCGAGACCTCAACTCCGTCGGGGACACGCACGAGAGCCAGCGTGCGTGCGTAACTCGTGGGTGACCATGGAGAAGACGACGGCCGCGCACGGCGGGGGCGCCCGCTGGCTGCCTCGCCTGGTCCTGCTCGCCATCCTGTCCGCCACGCCGTGGCTCCTCATCGTCTACTGCCACCGCGCGGCGCCCGTCAGCGCGCCGCGCCAGTCGCTCGTCACCGCCGCCCCCGCGTCCGGCCGCGAGGACGGCGCCCAGCCGCGCTTCCCCCCCGCCCAGGAGCAGCAGGTCAACAAGCTCCTGATCGCCTCCGCGGCGGGGGGCGAGGTGCGCCGGAGCAGCGACGTTGGCGTCGCCGGGGAGGACGCCTGCCGCGGGCGGTACCTGTACGTCCACGACCTGCCCCCGCGGTTCAACGCCGACGTCCTCGCCGACTGCAAGCACTGGTACCCGTGGATCGACATGTGCCAGTACCTCGCCAACGGCGGCCTCGGCGCGCCCCTGGACAACGCGGACGGCGTGTTCGCCGACGAGGGCTGGTACGCCACCGACCACTTCGGCCTCGACGTCATCTTCCACGCCCGCGTCCGGCAGTACGACTGCCTCACCGAcgactcctcccgcgccgccgccgtcttcgtGCCGTTCTACGCTGGGTTTGACGTCGTGCGGAACCTGTGGAGCAACAACGCCACGACCAAGGACGCCGCGGCGGTCGAGCTCGTCGACTGGCTGACGCGGCGGCCCGAGTGGCGCGCCATGGGCGGGCGCGACCACTTCTTCATGTCCGGGAGGACGGCGTGGGACCACCAGCGGCAGACGGACAGCGACTCGGAGTGGGGCAACAAGCTGCTCCGTTTGCCGGCGGTGTGGAACATGACGGTGCTGTTCGTGGAGAAGGTGCCGTGGACGGACTTCGACTTCGCCGTGCCGTACCCGACCTACTTCCACCCGGCCAAGGACGCGGACGTCCTCCAGTGGCAGCAGCGGATGCGAGGCATGAAGCGGGACTACCTCTTCTCCTTCGCCGGCGGCGAGCGTCCCGGAGACCCGAACTCCATCCGGCACCACCTCATCCGGGAGTGCGGCGCCTCCAGCTTCTGCAACCTGGTGCAGTGCCGGAAGAGCGAGAAGAACTGCCTCGTGCCCAGCACCTTCATGCGCGTCTTCCAAGGGGCGCGCTTCTGCCTGCAGCCGCCGGGCGACACGTACACGCGGCGGTCGGCGTTCGACGCCATCCTCGCCGGCTGCGTGCCGGTGTTCTTCCACCCGGACTCCGCGTACAGGCAGTACAGGTGGCACCTCCCCGACGACCGCGACTCCTACTCCGTGTTCATCTCCGAGGAGGATGTGCGCAGCGGCAACGCCAGCAGCGTGGAGGAGACGCTCCGGCGGATCCCGCAGGAGGTGGCGGAGCGGCTGACGGAGACGGTGATCGGGCTGATACCGCGGCTGGTGTACGCGGACCCGCGGTCGAAGCTGGAGACGCTCAGGGACGCCGTGGATGTCACCGTGGAGGCGGTCATCGACAGGGTCAGCAAGCTGAGGAAGGAGATGGGTCACGGCGATCTGACGCAAACGGCGACAAAGGTTTCTAGCAAAGTCATGGCAGATAATTAGGGAGGATAATCGATGGTGCATCGTAGCAATGCATTGTGACGGAACATGTTGAGCTTGTTTGTACTAAACGTCTAGAAATCATTGTGTTTTAGTGGTTGAAATGAAATTTTGATCCCGGTTCGTAGTTTCAGCTTTCAAGCTACAATTCAAACTTCTGCATGCTTCATGGGGATCGTTCCTTTTTGGCAAGGGCTTCATGGAGAtcgttttttttaaagaaaaatgttcaatgtgttcAAAAATCCTGAAAACAATAAACAGTATCATACGGATGTATCCTGCATGTGTGCAAATTTTCAAGACGAAATGCATTGACACGCCAGCTATACACAAAAAAAGGTAATTTGGAAAACAGTTAGCACTGTTCACTATATATATTTTTTCAATATAGACCAACGGTTTTCAATTTTTTGCGTAGCTCACGATCAATGTATTTTCTCATGAAATTTTTTCACATGTAGTATACATCCATATATCATTGtgggaagaaaaaaaatcaaagggcCCCATGAAGCCCGAGCACCAAAATGCTGAGCTCCGTCTCATACTGTCAAGTAGTGTACCAACAAAATACAATGCATTTCCTAGATTGGATACCCCTAAAAAAATTCCTAGATTGGATTTGCTGGTTCACAATTTAATGTCATCATCATGATAAAATAAGAGAACAATTTAATGTAACACCCTAAATCAACATGAAATTTCAAGCCAAGAAAACACAACACAAATCTTAAAGCAACGGTGGACGATGGATCTATGTGAGGTACTCCTATATCTCATGcatgttactccctctgttcctaaatatttgtctttctagatatttcaacaaatgactacatacgaagcaaaatggatgaatttagactctaaaatatgtcta from Triticum aestivum cultivar Chinese Spring chromosome 4A, IWGSC CS RefSeq v2.1, whole genome shotgun sequence harbors:
- the LOC123083117 gene encoding xyloglucan galactosyltransferase KATAMARI1 homolog, which produces MEKTTAAHGGGARWLPRLVLLAILSATPWLLIVYCHRAAPVSAPRQSLVTAAPASGREDGAQPRFPPAQEQQVNKLLIASAAGGEVRRSSDVGVAGEDACRGRYLYVHDLPPRFNADVLADCKHWYPWIDMCQYLANGGLGAPLDNADGVFADEGWYATDHFGLDVIFHARVRQYDCLTDDSSRAAAVFVPFYAGFDVVRNLWSNNATTKDAAAVELVDWLTRRPEWRAMGGRDHFFMSGRTAWDHQRQTDSDSEWGNKLLRLPAVWNMTVLFVEKVPWTDFDFAVPYPTYFHPAKDADVLQWQQRMRGMKRDYLFSFAGGERPGDPNSIRHHLIRECGASSFCNLVQCRKSEKNCLVPSTFMRVFQGARFCLQPPGDTYTRRSAFDAILAGCVPVFFHPDSAYRQYRWHLPDDRDSYSVFISEEDVRSGNASSVEETLRRIPQEVAERLTETVIGLIPRLVYADPRSKLETLRDAVDVTVEAVIDRVSKLRKEMGHGDLTQTATKVSSKVMADN